From the genome of Bicyclus anynana chromosome 20, ilBicAnyn1.1, whole genome shotgun sequence, one region includes:
- the LOC112052876 gene encoding probable beta-hexosaminidase fdl yields the protein MKSWGEALGRSAGAQFSRVGRLRRALLLLAAAACTAAALLYWRQQADSAHRPLHSLYANVAPQWSWICRNDRCERFLATETPVLQSLPTCNMLCASTQLWPQPTGPVSLATAAAHVSAHGFSLQVVASPSREIKDHLADAFNLMVEDLKALERNAGLDGRRSSSGTPRDVVVRVNVNGTADPRMRQDTDETYKLTLRPVAHTLVVDLAARSFVGARHGFETLSQLVWLDPYAASLLILEAATVEDGPRFRYRGLLLDTARNFFPVSDILRTIDAMGACKLNTFHWHVSDSQSFPLRLNSAPQLAQHGAYGPGAVYTTDDVRTVVRRARLRGIRVLIEVDAPAHVGRAWTWGPVAGLGHLAHCVEVEPWSTYCGEPPCGQLNPRNPNVYAILERVYAEIIQLTGVDDIFHLGGDEVSERCWAQHFNDTDPMELWFDFTKRAMRALERANGGKLPELTLLWSSRLTHTPYLERLDKKHFGVQIWGSSRWPESRAVLDAGYRSILSHVDAWYLDCGFGSWRDSSDGHCGPYRSWQQIYEHRPWIEEMPGLTAGVEPWRIDGGAACQWTEQLGSGGLDARVWPRTAALAERLWSDRSEGATADVYLRLDTQRTRLLAKGIHAAPLWPRWCSHNPHACL from the exons ATGAAGTCGTGGGGCGAAGCGCTGGGGCGCAGCGCCGGGGCGCAGTTCTCGCGCGTGGGGCGGCTGCGGCGCGCGCTGCTGCTGCTGGCTGCCGCCGCCTGCACCGCCGCAGCGCTGCTGTACTGGCGCCAGCAGGCCGACTCCGCGCACCGCCCGCTGCACTCGCTCTACGC GAATGTTGCGCCACAATGGTCATGGATCTGCAGAAACGACCGCTGCGAGCGGTTCCTCGCGACGGAGACGCCGGTGCTCCAGTCGCTGCCGACTTGCAACATGCTGTGCGCCTCCACCCAGCTGTGGCCGCAGCCCACCGGCCCCGTCAGCCTGGCCACCGCCGCCGCGCACGTCAGCGCCCACGGCTTCTCGTTGCAAGTGGTGGCATCCCCTTCGCGAGAAATCAAGGACCATCTCGCGGACGCCTTCAATTTGATGGTCGAAGACTTGAAGGCCCTCGAAAGAAATGCAGGCTTGGACGGCCGACGGTCGAGTTCGGGAACCCCTCGCGACGTCGTCGTGCGAGTCAACGTCAACGGCACGGCAGATCCGCGGATGCGACAGGACACCGACGAAACTTACAAACTGACGCTCCGCCCTGTCGCCCACACGCTGGTGGTCGACCTCGCCGCACGATCGTTCGTCGGCGCGCGGCACGGCTTCGAGACTCTGTCGCAACTCGTCTGGCTCGACCCTTACGCTGCGTCGCTTCTGATCCTCGAAGCGGCGACCGTGGAGGACGGACCGCGGTTCAGATATCGGGGACTATTGTTGGACACCGCACGAAACTTCTTTCCCGTGAGTGACATACTGCGGACGATCGACGCGATGGGAGCGTGTAAGCTGAACACGTTTCATTGGCACGTCAGTGATTCACAATCGTTTCCCTTGCGACTGAACAGTGCGCCGCAGTTGGCGCAGCACGGCGCGTACGGGCCCGGCGCCGTTTACACCACCGATGACGTCAGGACTGTAGTGCGGAGGGCCAGGTTACGGGGAATCCGGGTCCTCATCGAAGTAGATGCGCCCGCACACGTCGGCAGGGCGTGGACCTGGGGACCGGTCGCCGGTCTGGGTCATCTGGCGCACTGCGTGGAGGTGGAGCCCTGGAGTACATACTGCGGCGAGCCTCCGTGTGGTCAGCTCAACCCGCGAAACCCTAACGTGTACGCTATTCTCGAACGCGTGTACGCGGAGATCATTCAGCTGACGGGAGTCGATGACATATTTCACCTGGGCGGCGACGAGGTGTCGGAACGCTGTTGGGCGCAACATTTCAACGATACGGACCCCATGGAGCTGTGGTTCGACTTCACgaagcgcgcgatgcgagcgcTGGAACGCGCCAACGGCGGGAAGCTTCCAGAGTTGACGCTGCTTTGGTCGTCTCGCCTCACGCACACGCCGTACCTCGAGCGTCTCGACAAGAAACACTTCGGAGTGCAGATATGGGGTTCCTCGCGGTGGCCGGAATCCCGTGCGGTGTTAGACGCTGGATATCGTTCAATTCTGTCGCATGTAGATGCGTGGTATTTGGACTGCGGTTTCGGTTCGTGGCGCGACAGCTCGGACGGCCACTGCGGGCCGTACCGCTCGTGGCAGCAGATCTACGAACATCGGCCTTGGATAGAGGAGATGCCGGGGCTGACGGCGGGCGTGGAGCCGTGGCGGATAGACGGGGGGGCGGCGTGTCAGTGGACGGAGCAGCTGGGGTCAGGTGGACTGGACGCACGTGTATGGCCGCGAACCGCCGCGCTGGCAGAGCGGCTGTGGTCCGACCGCTCGGAGGGAGCCACGGCGGACGTTTACTTGCGACTGGACACGCAGCGGACGCGGTTGTTGGCCAAAGGAATCCACGCAGCGCCGCTGTGGCCGCGCTGGTGCTCACACAACCCGCACGCCTGCCTCTAG